One Terriglobales bacterium genomic region harbors:
- the deoC gene encoding deoxyribose-phosphate aldolase, which translates to MAVKTDLERRIAEAHATPTQKGELQPNRGVPLNLDWVEDIRVNTSAVERRAQTLVARRTVKKEWQVAWLLRAISCMDLTTLSGDDSHQRVLRLCAKAKQPVQQSIMKQLGLDDFQLKVAAVCVYHSFVETAVRALKGSGINVAAVSTGFPAGLSPLAERVGEIRRSVEAGAHEIDIVITRAHVFSGSWQALYDEVATFKEACGKAHMKAILGTGDLVTLRNVARASMVAMMAGADFIKTSTGKETVNATLPVGLVMVRAIREYAARTGMIVGFKPAGGIRTAKQSLDWLALIKDELGEPWLNANLFRFGASGMLADIERQLEYYATGRYSADYRHPIA; encoded by the coding sequence ATGGCGGTGAAAACCGACCTTGAACGCCGCATAGCCGAGGCGCACGCGACGCCGACCCAGAAAGGCGAGCTGCAACCCAACCGCGGCGTACCTCTCAACCTGGATTGGGTGGAAGATATTCGCGTGAACACCAGCGCGGTGGAGCGCCGGGCACAGACGCTGGTCGCGCGGCGCACAGTGAAAAAAGAGTGGCAGGTGGCGTGGCTGTTGCGGGCCATCAGCTGTATGGATCTGACCACACTCTCCGGCGACGACTCCCATCAGCGTGTTCTTCGCCTTTGCGCAAAGGCAAAGCAGCCGGTGCAGCAATCGATCATGAAGCAGTTGGGACTCGACGATTTCCAGCTCAAAGTTGCCGCCGTATGCGTGTATCACAGCTTTGTAGAGACCGCGGTCCGCGCACTGAAGGGCAGTGGGATCAACGTGGCGGCGGTGTCTACCGGATTTCCCGCGGGCCTATCGCCGCTCGCAGAACGCGTGGGCGAAATTCGTCGCTCCGTGGAAGCCGGAGCGCACGAGATCGACATCGTCATTACTCGCGCACACGTTTTCAGTGGAAGCTGGCAGGCTCTGTACGATGAGGTCGCAACTTTCAAGGAAGCCTGCGGCAAGGCGCACATGAAGGCAATTCTCGGCACCGGGGACTTGGTCACGCTACGCAACGTTGCCCGCGCAAGCATGGTGGCAATGATGGCTGGCGCTGACTTCATCAAGACCTCTACTGGCAAGGAAACGGTAAACGCAACCTTACCAGTGGGACTTGTGATGGTCCGGGCAATCCGCGAATACGCCGCGCGCACTGGAATGATCGTTGGATTCAAACCTGCAGGCGGGATTCGTACGGCCAAGCAATCGCTCGATTGGCTCGCCCTGATTAAGGATGAACTCGGCGAACCCTGGCTCAACGCGAACCTCTTCCGCTTTGGCGCCAGCGGAATGCTTGCAGACATTGAAAGGCAGCTCGAGTACTACGCAACCGGTCGTTACTCGGCGGATTACAGACATCCAATCGCGTGA